The sequence CCCATGAAGGTGAGTGTGTTTATTCGCTGACTTAGACGAGCGATCTTCCCGAAACGTAAAATGAATTGGTCTTCATCTGTCAGTTCCTCCAGTGGACGACCTTCTTTCTCGTAGTTCACAAGAAGTTTCATTTCAAAGTCTGATGGTATGAAGTGTTCAAGCAATTCCAGGAAGTCTATGGACAGAGACTGCTGGTCATACCTGTGCAATACAAGGATTTTGGTTAAAGAGAGGTGTAGAGTTGGAAGGGACAGAAAGATATTTATTCTGAGAGCTATAGACAGTAATGCAACATAAAGACATACATCTCTATGGCTGTGCAGATAGCCGATGGGCTCTTTCCTCCCTTGCGAAGAGTGATGGCTAGATTTTTTGCCTTGTTTCCATCAATGAGGGATATCTTGGTGGGAGCTTTTTGCGTCACCTTTTTCTTAACCTTGGACAGGTCTGCTGGATTTCCCTGGGCCCTTGTTTTGAACTGTTCCTCAAACATCTCCATGTTCAGCTCCTTGTATGGACAGAATGTGAGGCAGAGAAAATTAATCATTTAATTCCAGGATCCAATCAAAACGTCAATATTGCAAGATGCGTAATCTCACCACTAAGATCTGCTCGTCATCTAGCTCGTTGAACACTGTGCCTGTTACTTGGTTTGGTTTTAAAGGCTGCCAGTTTAACAAAGGCATCCTGTACTTGGTCTGAATGGGTTTCTTAGTCTTGAACCCTGAGCAAACACAAACAAGAGAAGAGgtcaaacacagatcaggtcaTGAACTTTAGTGAGACTTTTCCAGTTTGTCTCAATGTGCTCACCAGATTGGGCATCTGGAGCTCCAGGAGGAGGTGGGGGTCCTCCACCAGGtgggggaggaggaggtgggggaCCACTACcaggtggaggaggtggaggagggggtCCAGCACcaggtggaggaggtggaggaggaggaggtggtggacCTGCCCCGGGTGGTGGAGGGGGTGGAGGGGGTGGAGGAGGAGCAACAGAGCCTCCACttgatggaggaggaggtggtgggggAGGAGTCACAGTCTCTCCTGGACCACCAGGAGGGGTAGATGGAGAAGGTGGAGAGGGGAGGGTGGATGCTGAGGAGGAGATGCTTGGTTGGGTGGTTGAGGATGGGCTTTGGACATACTCAACAACTTTCACAGGCACAACCTGGATGTCCAGAGCTCCTGAGGGAGTGCGTCCGAGTCTGATCAGCCCCTTGTCCTGCAGCTCATGGATCTTCTGCTCCAGCTCAGAAGGTGAGTGACTGGCAGAGGTGCCCAGACGCTCCCGgtccctctccctctctctgtccAGCTCACGCTCTCGTTCTCTCTGCTGCAAAGAACTAACCTGGGAACATGATTCCCGGAGGCTTTCCTGTGGGATGCAGACACAGATTTATTAACTTGATTCATCTGTCTTCAGGTAGTTTCCCATACCTATTAGTCCAACAATTGGAGTCCCACTTTATAAATGCTTTTTACTAAGAGAGTGGACATTACTTCATGGCTTTAATGCCTAATACCTGCCcagatttacattttaataagcCAAAAACATTACTTGTATTTTGTCAGGGGaagattttaaataacaaaatgtcCTAGATAAGTTCACAATATGTGAATAGCTTTTCATCTAAACAAAAGCGTGTGTTCAAAGGTCAGGGGCATATTACCTGGTAGTTGTAGATACTTTTGTTTAACTAAAAATGTTATCCAGATACATTAATAGCACAAGATTATGTTGCTTCAGAGACTTAGTTATTTCAGGACATGTAAAACTTTACattaaaaagttggaaataacagTTTTTATGTCCTCAAAACATATTCAGATATGATTCTTTATTTCATATTAGGATTATAAGTTAGCTGTTTTGATCAAATTCAGTGAGATCAATGTCATGATTTCTTGTCTGATAGTGTGTGTTGTAAGTGAGCTCATACTTTGAGCAACTCAGTTTCCTTGGTGGCCTGCATGAGCTGAGTCTCCAGTTCAGATATCCTCTCTGTGGTCTGAGTCTCGAGCTCCTGAAGCCGGGAGTTCAGCTGCGAAATAAAACAAGCATAATCCTTCTATTACATCACTTCTTAAAATCATAATCAATGCAGCAGAAGGGTCTTCTTTACTGAGCTAAGAATTCTCtaataatgtaatattttacctgTACGTTGTGATTCTGCAGTTCATCCACATGATCCAGCACTCCTCCCCTGTTCTCAGCATCCTCCAGCAGAGCTCCAACATCCAACACATTGTCCAAGTAGGCCTGGATCTGGACCTTCAGCTTTTCACTTTCTGTCTGTTTCACACTCTGATGCACAGAAACGTATGATATTAAAAAGGATCATACATCTGATAATATATGTTctgtatatttaaatataattgtATGTTTAATGCTTATACATCATATAATCACTGTCATGTTAGTAAACCCGAGAGAAATATCTGAAATTAGGTCATCACTATTTACAGCTCAGTAGAAAggaaaacataattaaattacaagttaacaaaaatgattaaaaaaaaccaaaaagtaaGAATTGCAGACAAAACAGTCAAAAAATGCCTCAGGTTCACTTGATAGCTCACCTGGAAGCTCATCATGTATCTTTAAGCCCACATAAACTATCACCTGacacattattttgttttgcacttCTGATAAGTAAAGACCTGACCTGTGTTTCTGCCAACACTCACCTCCAGATACTTGTCTAATCCAAGGTGAGTGAACTCATACTGCAGATGGACTCGGAAGTTCATGTTCTCCACTGAATGGACCACAATGTTAATGAACTGCATGCAGGCCACCTGCAGACAAACATGGCAGTTAAACCAGAGTAATTTGCAGCCACTTAATTTTTCCtcattcagttaaaaaaaatagccTTAATAATCTCAAAGGgaaaaataatgttattttttttgttcttactTGTTCAAGTTTTAATTATTAAGAATTAttctttttaattaatattttaaaatgtcacaacCTAAAATTAGATAACATTGTGCAGTAAAGGTGGTAAATCGATGGTCCTACCATGAAGTCAATGTTGTTGTCATCATTGATGAAGTACTCCATCAGTTTTTCAAAGCGGTTCCTCTCTTTGCTCACCTGAAGACAATGAAAGCATCTTAGATATGCAGTTAAACTGTTACCTACCTGGGGacataaatgtcattttttaaatttttgattAATGTATTGGAATTATCTGAACTAACTgaaccaaaaaacacaaaatatgctACATCACTGAACTGCATCTAGGTTTCGACATACACACATGCAAAACTCACACGAGTTAGAAATGTGACAACACCGCATAGGAGAGGTGGACTGTGTCATAAGATGAGTCATGGAAGAGTGCAAATGTGCAGCAATAGTTTTACTAAAGAGTAAAAATCACGGGGGACTTGTTGGGTTACGGCAAAAgtgatttaaaacacaaatttaaccTCCTTAAAGTTGTCAAAAGCGGAGAGAATGATGTCATGCCCTCCTCTGACGAGGCAAACAGCAGCCAGCAATTCCAAGACGAGAGCTTTGGTCCTGTTACAGCAGAGGGGGATACGTCAGGTGTCCATACAAACAGGCCAGTGAGGCACAGTTTAACTCAAACACAAAGGAACTCACCTGGGATTCCTGCTGTTGAGGCTGAGAGTGATCTCGTTCACACAGCATGGGTGAGTCATTACAAGGTTAAAACCAGACTGAAAGcaaaagaaagttttaaacTGATTGTGTTCAAGCAAGTTGAtgcaatagaaaaataaaatagtttttttgttacATTGACATTTAACGATTctgtaaattacaaaataagacATTTCAGCATTGTCCTGGAATTCAAATGAAAGCAGAGGAAGCTTAAGATGTTTGCTGAACCATAGACaaatttactttctttttaatagatgaAAAAACATGGATTAGGTTGCATGTTCACACTGATGTTTGATATTACTCTACCTGGTAGTTCATGATGGCTCTTAAGCACATAATGCACACGTGTATATCATCTCTCTGATGGGACAAATGTGACTTCTTATGCATCCTGTTTGCCAGAGTGGAGCTTATTCTGTAAAGGAATAACAAATGTAAgagcataaataaacaaaagcagTGAGACAAGACGTTTACTGAGAAATAGCCATAAATGCAATCCAGGCATCTGCTAAGGTTGTCAGCTACATATTGCTGTGACTTCAGGGAATATTTCTTGATGTctgatacaggggttggacaatgaaactgaaacacctggttttagaccacaataatttattagtatggtgtagggcctccttttgcggccaatacagcgtcaattcgtcttgggaatgacatatacaagtcctgcacagtggtcagagggattttaagccattcttcttgcaggatatgtgatactggtggaggaaaacgtttcctgactcgctcctccaaaacaccccaaagtggctcaattatatttagatctggtgactgtgcaggccatgtgagatgttcaacttcactttcatgttcatcaaaccaatctttcaccagtcttgctgtgtgtattggtgcattgtcctCCCGacacacggcaccgccttcaggatgcaatgtttgaaccattggatgcacatggtcctcaaaaatggttcggtagtccttggcagtgacgcgcccatctagcacaagtattgggccaagggaatgccatgatatggcagcccaaaccatcactgatccacccccatgcttcattctgggcatgcaacagtctgggtggtacgcttctttggggcttcgccacaccgtaactctcccggatgtggggaaaacagtaaaggtggactcatcagagaacaatacatgtttcacattgtccacagcccaagatttgcgctccttgcaccattgaaaccgacgtttggcattggca is a genomic window of Girardinichthys multiradiatus isolate DD_20200921_A chromosome X, DD_fGirMul_XY1, whole genome shotgun sequence containing:
- the LOC124862790 gene encoding formin-like protein 1, translating into MGNAAAGGLEHEAAEGREARNSAGAVSAMSDPTLSLQKKQSSPPKLPMPPGEELEERFNVVLSYMNLPPDKLKLLSQYDNDKKWELVCDQERFQVKSPPSTYLSKIKSFYQDQGGVSRRSKKKIQDATQVLKALEISLRTNHIGWAQEFLNEQNKGLDVLVEYLSHAQSDSSFDLETVENGGTLSERQKPAERSMEDLTKSSSSGHSHGMTRAARALTVRISSTLANRMHKKSHLSHQRDDIHVCIMCLRAIMNYQSGFNLVMTHPCCVNEITLSLNSRNPRTKALVLELLAAVCLVRGGHDIILSAFDNFKEVSKERNRFEKLMEYFINDDNNIDFMVACMQFINIVVHSVENMNFRVHLQYEFTHLGLDKYLESVKQTESEKLKVQIQAYLDNVLDVGALLEDAENRGGVLDHVDELQNHNVQLNSRLQELETQTTERISELETQLMQATKETELLKESLRESCSQVSSLQQRERERELDRERERDRERLGTSASHSPSELEQKIHELQDKGLIRLGRTPSGALDIQVVPVKVVEYVQSPSSTTQPSISSSASTLPSPPSPSTPPGGPGETVTPPPPPPPPSSGGSVAPPPPPPPPPPPGAGPPPPPPPPPPPGAGPPPPPPPPGSGPPPPPPPPGGGPPPPPGAPDAQSGFKTKKPIQTKYRMPLLNWQPLKPNQVTGTVFNELDDEQILVELNMEMFEEQFKTRAQGNPADLSKVKKKVTQKAPTKISLIDGNKAKNLAITLRKGGKSPSAICTAIEMYDQQSLSIDFLELLEHFIPSDFEMKLLVNYEKEGRPLEELTDEDQFILRFGKIARLSQRINTLTFMGNFPESIKRLRPQLNSIIAASMSIKSSAKLKKILEIVLAFGNYMNSSKRGAAYGFRLQSLDLLLETKSTDRSQTLLHFMTNIILEKYPDLVNFHTDLHFIDKAALVSLDSILQDIRSLERGMEMTKKEFLVQDDSPVLKEFIKTNSEHLESLIKDSKTAQEAYVSVVEYFGENPKTMQPSMFFPLFVRFIKAYKTAQQELELKKKMEKEKESSEEKETSSPNKAAAQKGPMMPKMDLIAELKKRQVKSPVREGKDGALEDIITDLRATPYRRSDGRRPAQRQET